A single region of the Lepus europaeus isolate LE1 chromosome 1, mLepTim1.pri, whole genome shotgun sequence genome encodes:
- the LOC133759472 gene encoding jun dimerization protein 2-like, which yields MISDPFVTTSSLPGQDPLTGRPGSALIVKELKCIGTIIVPLLEIKLGMPDAAVDISTEVTTKDLRKKEVVKKAEHEKDEVNLDKRPQPVKSKLDEQEERRKRRLEQNKAVWARRKERTETLQREFERLEFRNAVLKIQVRELEQERQQLILVLNRRRPTCIVRTDSVPAPWI from the coding sequence ATGATTTCAGACCCTTTTGTGACCACGAGCTCTCTGCCAGGGCAAGACCCCCTGACCGGACGGCCTGGCTCGGCTCTGATCGTAAAGGAGCTGAAATGCATTGGGACCATAATCGTGCCCTTGCTGGAGATAAAGCTGGGCATGCCTGACGCAGCCGTGGACATCAGCACCGAGGTCACCACCAAggacttaagaaagaaagaagtggtaAAGAAGGCGGAGCATGAGAAAGACGAGGTAAACCTGGACAAGAGGCCCCAACCTGTAAAAAGTAAGCTCGACGAACAGGAGGAGCGGAGGAAAAGGCGCTTGGAACAGAACAAGGCGGTGTGGGCCCGGAGGAAGGAGCGCACGGAGACCCTGCAGCGGGAGTTTGAGCGGCTGGAGTTCAGAAACGCGGTACTAAAGATACaggtcagggagctggagcaggagcggcaGCAGCTGATTCTCGTACTGAACCGGCGCCGCCCCACCTGCATTGTTCGCACCGACAGTGTCCCTGCCCCTTGGATCTAA